A stretch of DNA from Paenibacillus albus:
CTCCGCCTAAGCTGTGGCCTGTGACGAACAGCGGCTTATCGCTTGGCACTTGGTCAAGCAGCTGGAAGATCTGATCGCGAGCGGACATGTACACCTCCGTGAAGCCGCGGTGCGTCATGACGCTTTTTTTGCTGAGCGGTTTAAATATCGTTTGCTGCGCGATCATGTCAGTCACCCAGTCCGTTGGCGAGCTTGTGCCGCGGAAGGCGAGGATGACCGCTTGCGGCGATTCGATGACAAAGCCGAACGGCTCTTCATTGCCTGTGAACGAAGACGCGTTGAAGGGACCGACGACGCGATAGGAGTCCGGAACGAGGAAATAGCCGTTATTGTTATATTGCGAATAGGTTTGACCGCAGACTGCAGCCAAAAAGATGGCTGTGCGAATATCGATCGTACTGCCGCTGCTCATGATTGCACCCACTCTCCTTGCTCCCATTGTATGAACGGATAGGCCAATGT
This window harbors:
- a CDS encoding lipase family protein encodes the protein MGAIMSSGSTIDIRTAIFLAAVCGQTYSQYNNNGYFLVPDSYRVVGPFNASSFTGNEEPFGFVIESPQAVILAFRGTSSPTDWVTDMIAQQTIFKPLSKKSVMTHRGFTEVYMSARDQIFQLLDQVPSDKPLFVTGHSLGGALATLASVDIAVNRKPNTIIAYTFGSPRTGDPAFVRAYNSAVPISFRIQNEFDVVPHLPPLVYQSPKTDKSYYYLHVKEEVKRSFRHGTLGGNHVISSYFNDLAQDAPGFTAAVCSDPRGWCPQK